One genomic region from Thermomicrobium sp. 4228-Ro encodes:
- a CDS encoding acetyl-CoA carboxylase, translating to MAEHTIKSPLPGIFYRRPSPDAEPFVKEGDTIAPGTVIGLVGVMKTFHQITSDVGGRVVRFLVENEEAIRPGQPIAVVSDEA from the coding sequence ATGGCTGAGCACACGATCAAATCACCGTTACCGGGTATCTTTTACCGGCGTCCCAGCCCGGATGCTGAGCCATTCGTGAAGGAGGGCGACACGATCGCACCGGGCACTGTGATCGGCTTGGTCGGCGTGATGAAGACGTTCCATCAGATCACGTCCGATGTCGGGGGCAGAGTCGTCCGGTTTCTCGTCGAAAACGAGGAGGCGATCCGTCCCGGCCAGCCGATCGCTGTCGTCAGCGACGAGGCTTGA
- a CDS encoding ABC transporter permease encodes MSTPREVATKRFAPAGRFHWVRSTIEQLGLLPVLLVLLLIFFSIASPNFFTRGNLSTILTQALFLIIVSVAQTLVLLTGGFDLSMGSSIALVSIVAGLQLLDHPDAPATGLLIAMVAAIAVATGIGAINGLFVAIFRVPPFIVTLAMMTAISGLALKVSRGVPVFGLPGYFSNTLYTGKVIGLPVPWLVTILVLVVMYLVLHWTRFGRYWYAIGSNAEAARLSGITVRFYLFLAYTIAGVLVGITGLLLTARVGSGEPTLGASFPLESIAAAVLGGVSIRGGEGNLFGAAIGAIFLVMLRNGMDIMGISTYTQMIITGGLLVIAVIIDNWVHRER; translated from the coding sequence GTGTCGACGCCGCGTGAAGTCGCGACCAAGCGATTCGCGCCCGCCGGGCGCTTCCACTGGGTGCGAAGTACGATCGAGCAACTCGGGCTCCTACCGGTCCTGCTCGTCCTGCTCTTGATCTTCTTCTCGATCGCTTCGCCGAACTTCTTTACACGAGGCAATCTTTCAACGATTCTGACGCAGGCACTCTTCCTCATCATCGTCTCGGTTGCGCAGACGCTCGTCCTGTTGACAGGCGGTTTCGATCTCTCGATGGGATCGTCGATCGCCCTGGTGAGCATCGTCGCCGGTCTCCAGCTGCTCGACCATCCCGATGCACCAGCGACGGGACTGCTCATCGCGATGGTCGCTGCGATCGCTGTCGCTACTGGTATCGGGGCAATCAATGGCCTCTTCGTTGCGATCTTCCGCGTGCCACCCTTCATCGTCACGCTCGCGATGATGACCGCGATATCGGGCCTCGCGCTCAAGGTGTCGCGAGGGGTACCGGTATTCGGACTGCCAGGATACTTTTCGAACACGCTCTACACCGGCAAGGTCATCGGTCTGCCGGTACCGTGGCTGGTGACCATACTCGTTCTGGTGGTCATGTATCTGGTCCTCCACTGGACTCGCTTCGGTCGCTACTGGTATGCGATCGGGAGCAACGCCGAGGCTGCCCGGCTCTCGGGTATCACGGTGCGGTTCTACCTGTTTCTGGCATACACGATTGCTGGTGTCCTGGTCGGGATTACCGGGTTGCTCCTGACCGCTCGGGTTGGCTCGGGCGAACCGACTTTGGGAGCGAGCTTTCCCTTGGAATCGATCGCTGCGGCTGTACTCGGTGGGGTATCGATCCGCGGCGGTGAGGGAAACCTGTTCGGCGCAGCGATCGGGGCCATCTTCCTGGTCATGCTCCGCAACGGTATGGACATCATGGGCATCAGCACCTACACCCAAATGATCATCACCGGCGGGCTACTGGTGATCGCCGTGATCATCGATAACTGGGTGCACCGCGAACGCTAA
- a CDS encoding 5-oxoprolinase subunit B family protein produces the protein MTGHATQPSGVILASYPERNGRPSVVYRNAGDSFLLVEFGEMVFDLTMSFRVLGLDDAIKRSRPAGLIETIPALRSVLINYDCRQISARDLIDFVEEQYEHLPPFENLVVPSRIVELPIAFDDKWTREAIARYVQYQRADAPNIIDGTNSKYAAMYNGLRDEEEFFSYIMATDWWNAALGFFPGLPFAYPLDPRYAVVLPKYNPTRHWTPAGTVGIAGPCLAIYPVESAGGYQIFGHTVPIYDPQQRNPAFRESPVLLRPGDRLRFRPRVTDDELEAMIQAVYDGTYQYRIDETATFDVGAYLRFLKEVEPEAEAFRRRQAEAAARVPVP, from the coding sequence ATGACGGGTCATGCAACGCAACCGTCGGGGGTCATCTTGGCCAGCTATCCCGAGCGGAACGGGCGGCCGAGCGTCGTCTACCGCAACGCCGGTGACAGTTTTCTCCTCGTCGAGTTCGGCGAGATGGTGTTCGACCTGACGATGAGCTTCCGCGTCCTCGGGCTCGACGATGCGATCAAGCGCAGTCGACCAGCCGGGTTGATCGAGACGATCCCGGCCTTACGGAGCGTCCTCATCAATTACGACTGCCGGCAGATCTCGGCCCGGGATCTCATCGACTTCGTCGAGGAGCAGTACGAGCATCTGCCCCCCTTCGAGAACCTCGTCGTCCCGAGCCGGATCGTCGAGCTCCCGATCGCCTTCGACGACAAGTGGACGCGCGAGGCGATCGCCCGCTATGTCCAGTACCAGCGAGCCGACGCACCCAACATCATCGACGGCACGAACTCCAAGTACGCCGCCATGTACAACGGGCTGCGCGACGAGGAGGAGTTCTTCAGCTACATCATGGCGACCGACTGGTGGAACGCGGCACTCGGCTTCTTCCCGGGGTTGCCGTTCGCCTATCCGCTCGACCCGCGATACGCGGTCGTGTTGCCCAAGTACAACCCGACGCGACACTGGACACCAGCCGGAACCGTCGGCATCGCTGGGCCCTGTCTCGCGATCTACCCGGTCGAGTCGGCCGGTGGATATCAGATCTTCGGTCACACCGTGCCGATCTACGATCCGCAGCAGCGCAATCCAGCCTTCCGCGAGAGCCCCGTCCTCCTACGCCCAGGCGACCGCCTGCGCTTCCGCCCACGGGTGACCGACGACGAACTGGAGGCCATGATCCAAGCGGTCTACGACGGCACGTACCAGTACCGAATCGACGAGACGGCGACCTTCGATGTCGGCGCCTATCTCCGCTTCCTCAAGGAGGTCGAACCGGAAGCGGAGGCGTTCCGACGCCGTCAGGCCGAGGCAGCTGCTCGGGTGCCGGTTCCGTGA
- the torT gene encoding TMAO reductase system periplasmic protein TorT: MNQSTRLTRRTVLRALALGGAATAAGSLLAACGGSGATPTPAASGAQPTTAAPAATPTSTSAATTPTAAAAASPAAAEELWEVVAYYGTYDVSTKQPGRPAKSLEGPKYEKWTRPKANKPYMIGVSFPHLKDPYWLAVDYGIVDEAQILGVGIELVAAQGYNDLTGQINQVENLANRADIEGIILAAISYASQDQLVTDIVKNKKKPVIEVINDIQAPDIMAKALVSFYDMGYAAGEFVAKDSGGQNVTVVFLPGPAGSGWAPDTVDGFKAAVEEKVPGKVQILDVKWGDTGKDVQVSLIEDALNAYPDVTYLVGNAVAADAAPDILANRSKKPKIVSTYIIPPLYDKIAEGKVAAAPTDFTALQGRMAVDMMVRILNGEKPGVDFPFRAGPIIKVVTPQNYKDFKYEDMFGPRDFRPVFSVKPKP; this comes from the coding sequence ATGAACCAGTCCACGCGTCTGACGCGACGCACGGTCTTGCGTGCGCTCGCCCTCGGTGGCGCAGCCACCGCGGCAGGCAGTCTCCTCGCCGCCTGCGGTGGCAGTGGTGCAACCCCCACTCCGGCAGCCAGCGGAGCTCAGCCCACGACGGCAGCGCCCGCGGCGACACCGACCAGCACCTCAGCAGCCACTACACCGACTGCAGCTGCCGCAGCTTCGCCGGCCGCAGCTGAGGAACTCTGGGAGGTCGTCGCCTACTATGGGACGTACGACGTCTCGACCAAGCAGCCTGGCCGTCCAGCGAAGAGCCTCGAAGGACCGAAATACGAGAAGTGGACACGGCCCAAGGCGAACAAGCCGTACATGATCGGCGTCTCGTTCCCGCACCTGAAGGACCCGTACTGGCTCGCCGTCGACTACGGGATCGTGGACGAGGCGCAGATTCTCGGTGTCGGTATCGAGCTCGTGGCTGCCCAGGGCTACAATGACCTCACGGGGCAGATCAACCAGGTCGAGAACCTGGCCAACCGAGCCGACATCGAGGGAATCATCCTGGCCGCGATCAGCTATGCCTCGCAGGACCAGCTGGTCACCGACATCGTCAAGAACAAGAAGAAGCCGGTCATCGAGGTGATCAACGACATCCAGGCGCCGGACATCATGGCCAAGGCGCTGGTGTCGTTCTACGACATGGGCTACGCAGCGGGCGAGTTCGTTGCGAAGGATTCGGGTGGTCAGAATGTAACGGTGGTCTTCCTGCCCGGTCCAGCTGGTTCCGGCTGGGCACCGGATACGGTCGACGGCTTCAAGGCAGCCGTCGAGGAGAAGGTGCCCGGTAAAGTGCAGATCCTGGATGTCAAGTGGGGCGACACTGGTAAGGATGTCCAGGTTTCGCTCATCGAGGATGCACTCAACGCGTATCCCGACGTCACGTACCTGGTTGGGAATGCTGTCGCGGCTGATGCAGCGCCGGACATCCTCGCCAATCGCTCGAAGAAGCCGAAGATCGTGTCGACCTACATCATCCCGCCGCTCTACGACAAGATCGCCGAGGGAAAGGTGGCTGCGGCACCGACCGACTTCACTGCGCTCCAGGGTCGGATGGCTGTCGACATGATGGTACGGATTCTGAACGGCGAGAAGCCAGGTGTCGACTTCCCGTTCCGAGCTGGGCCGATCATCAAGGTCGTCACACCGCAGAACTACAAGGACTTCAAGTACGAGGACATGTTCGGTCCGCGCGACTTCCGCCCGGTGTTCTCTGTCAAGCCGAAGCCGTAA
- a CDS encoding sugar ABC transporter ATP-binding protein has translation MPALLRAHEISKRFPGVLALDRVSFELQAGEVHALVGENGAGKSTLVNIFAGSLRPDSGTIELEGRPVQIRSPHHAQQLGIRAVFQQLSLVPALTVAENIFLGRELTAPVVLRKPAMQAQSLARLGLFDAGIAPTARVRDLTVPQRYLVEIAKATLEQPKVLILDEPTASLTDRETQVLFGLVRELRERGVGIIWITHRLEELCEIADRVTVMRDGRHVATLAVGDTTTDRLITLMTGREYEQIYPVLQPVPEDAPVALEVQGLHTVHGLRGVHFTLRAGEILGVGGLIGSGKQLIGRALVGLEPATAGQIELAGQRVPLDEISPYVMLHRGLMYFPADRRNEGLLTNRSVLENMTIAALEQFELLGALLDKRRERRTVLDFIRRLAIVPPNPDMRVRNLSGGNQQKVALARGLIRETRVFVLDEPTQGIDVGAKIAIYELLHELARQGAAVLFITSDILELLHVCHRVAVMFQGELVAIVPHEEATEERLLQYYFGHLREEVGRTGVDAA, from the coding sequence ATGCCGGCGCTGTTACGGGCTCACGAGATCAGCAAACGGTTTCCCGGTGTCCTCGCTCTCGATCGCGTCTCGTTCGAACTCCAGGCTGGCGAAGTGCATGCCCTGGTCGGTGAGAACGGGGCCGGGAAATCCACACTGGTCAATATCTTCGCTGGCTCTCTGCGACCCGACAGCGGCACGATCGAACTCGAGGGGCGACCGGTGCAGATCCGGTCGCCCCACCATGCCCAACAGCTCGGTATCCGGGCCGTTTTCCAGCAACTGAGTCTCGTCCCCGCCCTGACGGTGGCAGAGAACATCTTTCTCGGGCGCGAACTCACCGCACCAGTGGTACTCCGCAAACCCGCGATGCAAGCGCAGAGCCTCGCCCGCCTGGGGCTCTTCGACGCTGGCATCGCACCGACGGCACGGGTGCGCGACCTCACGGTACCGCAGCGCTATCTCGTCGAGATCGCCAAAGCCACACTCGAGCAGCCGAAGGTGCTCATCCTCGACGAGCCGACCGCCTCACTGACCGACCGAGAAACGCAGGTCCTGTTCGGGCTCGTCCGGGAACTCCGCGAGCGTGGTGTCGGCATCATCTGGATCACGCACCGACTCGAGGAACTCTGCGAGATCGCCGACCGCGTCACCGTGATGCGGGACGGTCGGCACGTGGCGACGCTCGCGGTGGGCGACACGACGACCGACCGGCTGATCACGCTCATGACCGGTCGCGAATACGAGCAGATCTACCCCGTCCTCCAACCCGTTCCCGAGGACGCCCCGGTGGCGCTCGAGGTTCAGGGATTGCATACCGTCCACGGCTTGCGGGGCGTGCATTTCACGCTGCGTGCTGGGGAAATCCTCGGTGTCGGTGGACTGATCGGCTCCGGAAAGCAACTGATCGGTCGCGCCTTAGTCGGGCTCGAACCGGCGACTGCAGGCCAGATCGAGCTCGCCGGCCAGCGCGTACCCCTCGACGAGATCAGTCCGTATGTCATGCTCCACCGCGGGCTCATGTACTTCCCCGCCGATCGTCGCAACGAGGGGCTGCTCACCAACCGCTCTGTCCTCGAGAACATGACGATCGCAGCGCTCGAGCAGTTCGAGCTCCTCGGTGCACTGCTGGACAAGCGACGCGAACGTCGAACCGTCCTGGACTTCATCCGACGACTCGCGATCGTCCCGCCGAATCCCGACATGCGCGTGCGCAATCTTTCCGGTGGCAACCAGCAGAAAGTCGCGCTCGCCCGTGGATTGATCCGCGAGACCCGCGTGTTCGTGCTCGATGAGCCGACGCAGGGAATCGACGTCGGCGCGAAGATCGCGATCTACGAGCTGCTCCACGAACTCGCACGGCAGGGGGCGGCGGTGCTCTTCATCACTTCCGACATCTTGGAACTGCTCCATGTCTGTCACCGGGTAGCAGTCATGTTCCAAGGTGAGCTAGTCGCCATCGTACCGCACGAGGAGGCAACCGAAGAACGCCTCTTGCAGTACTACTTCGGGCATCTACGAGAGGAGGTCGGGCGAACCGGTGTCGACGCCGCGTGA
- a CDS encoding xanthine dehydrogenase family protein molybdopterin-binding subunit — MTLQLIPRGKWVGARVKRVEDPRFLTGEARYLADIQIPGTVHAAFVRSPYGHARIRSIETSAAKAHPGVIAVFTAEDVAALPPLASGLPIEGLVPTPQPVLAKDKVRFVGEAVAVVVAENRYVAEDAAELVQVDYEPLPAVTHAERAMAPDAPILHEDLGTNIVYRKVTTLGDVEGVFAQADRIFRRRFHTNRFVASPMETRGCLSIYERASGQLTFYSSTQMPHMLRLFLSLFLGIPEHKVRVISPEVGGGFGQKMTIYPEEVVIAYLGKVLGRPVKWVEDRRENLAAATHAKEQIIELEAAVRADGKVLGMKARLIGDGGAYSFNTASALIEPLAAAGIVPGVYDIPAYQHEVIAVCTNKAPVGAFRAVGWTAAQTARELFFDEIARELGLDPAEFRRRNLITSFPHTTVTGMVYDSGSYRESLERALELVGYEELRKRQQELRKQGRYLGIGISLYVEPTAWGSEIALQAGFPFPSHDNATVTIDPTGKVRVAVSVHSHGQGHETTLAQVAAEILGVSIDDVIVEHGDTDRAPWGMGTYASRSAVIGGGMVALAAQEVRQKVLRVASRLLEVAPEDLEIQDGTIFVRGAPDRSLSMFQVAFAAYLDGRVRAEGEEPLLSATKFYDPRATYSNGCIVTVCEVDGETGLARLDKIVAVEDCGTMLNPMIVEGQVMGAIAQGIGGALYEAMVYDENGQLLTDTFLTYALPTATEVPELVIDHLETPSPVTIGGIKGIGEGGLLATPASVAGAVLDAIWPAGRTIEQLPLTPERVLEALQAENEG, encoded by the coding sequence ATGACGCTCCAGCTGATACCGCGCGGCAAATGGGTCGGAGCCCGCGTCAAGCGAGTCGAGGATCCACGCTTCCTGACCGGGGAAGCACGCTATCTCGCCGATATCCAGATTCCGGGAACGGTGCATGCTGCCTTCGTCCGTTCGCCCTACGGGCATGCCCGGATCCGGAGCATCGAGACGAGCGCGGCCAAGGCGCACCCCGGTGTCATCGCGGTGTTCACTGCGGAGGACGTCGCCGCGCTCCCGCCACTCGCGAGTGGCCTCCCAATCGAAGGGCTGGTACCGACACCCCAACCGGTCCTGGCTAAAGACAAGGTGCGCTTCGTCGGCGAGGCGGTCGCCGTGGTGGTCGCCGAAAACCGCTACGTCGCCGAGGACGCAGCCGAACTCGTGCAGGTGGACTACGAGCCGCTCCCAGCCGTCACGCACGCCGAGCGCGCGATGGCACCAGATGCGCCGATCCTGCACGAGGATCTCGGCACGAATATCGTCTACCGGAAGGTCACCACGCTCGGCGATGTCGAGGGAGTATTCGCGCAGGCTGATCGAATCTTCCGGCGCCGCTTCCACACCAATCGCTTCGTCGCCTCGCCGATGGAAACGCGAGGTTGTCTGTCGATCTACGAGCGTGCGAGCGGACAGCTGACGTTCTACTCGTCCACGCAGATGCCGCACATGCTGCGACTCTTCCTGTCGCTCTTCCTCGGCATTCCCGAGCACAAGGTGCGTGTCATCTCACCGGAAGTCGGTGGCGGTTTCGGGCAGAAGATGACGATCTACCCCGAGGAAGTCGTCATCGCCTATCTCGGCAAAGTTCTCGGGCGACCGGTCAAGTGGGTCGAGGACCGGCGCGAGAACCTCGCTGCCGCGACCCACGCGAAGGAACAGATTATCGAACTCGAGGCAGCCGTCCGAGCCGACGGCAAGGTGCTCGGGATGAAGGCGCGGCTGATCGGTGACGGTGGGGCGTACTCCTTCAACACCGCGAGTGCACTGATCGAACCCCTGGCAGCTGCTGGCATCGTGCCCGGCGTCTACGACATCCCAGCCTACCAGCACGAGGTCATCGCCGTCTGCACGAACAAGGCACCGGTCGGTGCCTTCCGCGCTGTCGGCTGGACAGCTGCGCAAACGGCTCGCGAGCTGTTCTTCGACGAGATCGCGCGCGAACTCGGGCTCGATCCCGCCGAGTTCCGGCGCCGCAACCTGATCACCTCGTTCCCGCATACGACGGTTACCGGGATGGTCTACGACAGCGGCAGCTATCGCGAATCGCTCGAGCGAGCACTGGAGCTGGTCGGCTACGAGGAACTCCGGAAGCGGCAGCAGGAGCTCCGCAAGCAGGGACGGTACCTCGGCATCGGGATCAGCCTCTACGTCGAACCGACCGCTTGGGGCTCGGAGATCGCCCTGCAAGCCGGCTTCCCGTTCCCCTCGCACGACAACGCGACGGTCACGATCGATCCGACCGGCAAGGTTCGCGTCGCGGTGAGCGTGCATAGCCACGGACAAGGGCACGAAACGACACTGGCCCAGGTCGCGGCCGAAATCCTGGGAGTCTCTATCGACGACGTCATCGTCGAGCATGGTGATACCGACCGGGCGCCCTGGGGCATGGGTACCTATGCCAGCCGGAGCGCGGTGATCGGTGGCGGCATGGTGGCACTTGCAGCGCAGGAAGTCCGGCAGAAGGTCCTGCGCGTCGCCAGCCGCCTCCTCGAGGTGGCACCGGAAGATCTCGAGATCCAGGACGGCACGATCTTCGTCCGGGGCGCGCCCGACCGCTCGCTGAGCATGTTCCAGGTCGCCTTCGCCGCGTACCTCGACGGCCGTGTCCGAGCGGAAGGGGAAGAACCGCTCCTCTCGGCAACCAAGTTCTACGATCCGCGCGCCACGTATTCGAACGGCTGCATCGTGACCGTCTGCGAGGTGGACGGGGAAACTGGACTGGCCCGTCTCGACAAGATCGTCGCGGTCGAGGACTGCGGCACGATGTTGAACCCCATGATCGTCGAAGGTCAGGTGATGGGAGCGATCGCCCAAGGGATCGGCGGCGCCTTGTACGAGGCGATGGTCTACGATGAGAACGGGCAGCTTCTGACGGACACCTTCCTCACGTACGCACTACCAACGGCGACGGAGGTACCCGAGCTCGTCATCGACCACCTGGAGACCCCCTCGCCGGTGACGATCGGCGGGATCAAGGGGATCGGTGAGGGTGGCTTGTTGGCCACGCCGGCGTCCGTCGCTGGGGCAGTGCTCGATGCGATCTGGCCAGCGGGACGCACCATCGAGCAGTTGCCGCTGACACCGGAGCGGGTGCTGGAAGCACTCCAGGCTGAGAACGAAGGATGA